A section of the Diabrotica virgifera virgifera chromosome 8, PGI_DIABVI_V3a genome encodes:
- the LOC126890279 gene encoding uncharacterized protein LOC126890279 yields the protein MGSMDSIRKVLMIDFSDSYLEKIKEIIKECQANPATSASEEWLKTEDLATADQYGSHILCRLTKAGSMKQNGDIDKEKMQKDLLEGIDDPKIVDSIVQECEDRVPFTSPEQSAIENFKCVKSEFENY from the coding sequence atCGATTTCAGTGACTCTTACCtggaaaaaataaaagagataatTAAAGAATGTCAAGCTAACCCAGCTACCAGTGCTTCTGAAGAATGGTTAAAAACTGAAGACCTTGCAACTGCAGATCAATATGGAAGCCATATTTTATGTCGGTTAACAAAGGCGGGGAGCATGAAACAAAACGGAGATATTGATAAGGAAAAAATGCAAAAAGATCTTTTGGAGGGTATAGATGATCCAAAGATAGTAGACTCAATTGTTCAAGAATGTGAAGATCGCGTTCCCTTTACGTCACCAGAACAGAGTGctattgaaaattttaaatgTGTGAAGTCAGAATTCGAGaattattaa